AGCCCGCGGAGCGCGGTCGCGACGGAGACCAGCACCTCGATCTGGGTGCGGCGGCTGATCTGGAATCCGAGGCGCGCGACGAAGCCGGGCTCGTTGAGGAGGTGCTGAATCTCGTTGAGACGGCGGGCCCCGGCCGGGCCCCGCGGGCGTTCCGAGGTGAAGTCGTACGGGGCGGCGGGCATGACGAAGCCGACCGTGGTGCCGCCGGAGGTCACCGGCGCGATCGGCCAGGCGAAGGTCGCCAGTAGAGCCGCGCGGTCGGCGGCGCCGGTCTCGGACAGGTACGCGATCAGCGCGTCGAGGGCGGCCGGATCGAGCTCGGAGCGAGCCGCCGCGCTGTACTCCTTGTAGACCAGCGCCCGGGCCCCGTAGGTGGCGGCAACCCGGTAGACCTTGCCCTGTCCGCCTCCGCCGATCGGCGGTTCGACACGGCCGATGCGGTCACGATCGAGCGGGGTGCCGCTGGGGATGCTGTCTGTCATGTGTCCGGATTCGTCGGGGGTTCAGGCGGGCCGAGGACGGCGTCTCATCCGGTGAGCGCCACGACCAGAATGACGATGGCCACGGCGAGGCCGACACCGATCCCGGCGAGAGCGATCGTTCTCGAGGTCTGGATACAGCGGTGTGCTGCTGCGTCGTCCCCGGTCGCGAGGTAGCGCTGGGCCTGGCGGGCGTCGATCAGCGACCAGACCCCGGCGGGCAGGAAGCACAGGCAGGCGAGGATCGGCAGGAACAGATGCGACCCTCCAACTGGAATGGTGCGCTGAACGGCGGTCGGCGCGGAACGCGGTGCCGGTGCGGCGGGTGCCAGCAGAGTCGGGGTGTAGTCCATCGGTCGGGCGACGACACCGGGCGCAGTGGTTCGGGGAAGCGACGCGCGCCGGCGCGTGCTGGTCGTTGATGCGCTGCCGGGTGTCCGCCAACCTCCGGCGGGCTCCACCGGTCGTACGGGACCGCCCACGGATGCCTCCCCCTTCCTTGCACTTCCGGCAATCGCCGGATTCACGTCCGTCGTCAGCATAGCGAAGCTGAGCACACTATGGTGTGTATGGCATGGCGGGCAACGCCGCCTCGGACTGGGGAGAAGCAAATGACCGAATCGCTGGGGACGGTTCTGCCGTTCTATCTCGTCGCCGACGAGAGCGGGTCGATGGATCCGCACATGAACGGCCTGAACACGGCACTCGACGACCTGCTGGGTGCGCTGCACGAGCAGTCGTTCGCCACCTCGAAGGTGCGGCTGGCGATCTTGGGCTTCAACAACCAGGCGCGGGTCTATCTGCCGCCCACCGATCTGCGGGAGGTCACGCACCTTCCGTCGCTGGCGGCGGAAGCGACCACCGAGTACGCCTCCGCATTCGATCTGCTGACCGCGCAGATCCCGTACGATGTCCAGCAGCTGAAAGCGCAGGGCTTCTCGGTGACGCGCCCCGCCGTCTACTTCCTCACCGACGGATTGCCGACCGACGACGGCCGCTGGCAGCCCGCCCGCGAACGACTGCTCTCGATCCGGGAACGGCCCAACCTGCTGGCGTTCGGCATGGGTGACGCCGACGCCGATGTGGTCCGCGCGGTGGCCACCGAGCCGAAGTACGCGTTCCTGGTTCGTGACGGGGTGAGCGTGGCCGACGCGCTGGTGGAGTTCTTCAGTTCGCTGACGCAGTCGATCATCCAGTCCGGACAGAACGTCGCCGCCGGACAGAACAAGCTGGAGATCGAGAGACCGGCGAACTTCATCTCGCTCGACATGGACGTGCTGTAGGCGATGGACAGGCCGTCGTGGCTCGGCGGAGGCAAGGAGCCGACCCAGCCGGTGCCGCATATCCCGGATTCGCCGCCGGCGCTCGCCTACGAGAATGCGCCACCGATACCAGAACCGGTTTTCGACGCGGCGCTGATGGCCGGTGAGCTCGAGCGAGGCACCTCGCGGTTCGACTCACGCGAGCAGGTGATGGTGGGGGAACCGTCGCCCGTGGTGACGACGGTGCCGACGTCGGCGTCGTACCGGCGCACGCCCTACCGTGCCGACACCGTGATCGACGGATGGGATAACGACTCGATGGCGGTGCGCGGCACCACGATGCGAGGCCACCTGCACCGCTTCAACGGGGCGCCACGGCAAGACGAGATGGTGCTGGCCGAGGATTCCGGGCGGGTCGTGGTGTGCGTCGCGGACGGGGTGTCCGCGGCGCAGTACGCGCACGTGGGGGCGGCGGCGGTCTGCCGCTATGCCGCCGCGTGGCTGGACCAGAGCCGGTCGGTTCCCTTGTGGGACTTGGACTTCCGGAAGTTGCTCGAATATGCGAACTACGGGCTGGTGGCGACGGCGGCGCAGGCGCTCGGGCTGGTGGAGCCCGATCCCGCGGCAGCCGCGGACTTCGCGACCACACTGGTGGTCGCGGTGCTCGAGGCGGCTGACGGCGGTGCCGGTGAGCTGTGGGGCCGCACGATCAGCGTCGGCGACTCGGGGTGCTGGATCCTCGGCCGGGCGGGCTTCGTGCCGCTCGGTGCCGGGAAGGCCTCGGCGGACGGCCTGATCAGTCACGCGACCAGTGCGCTGCCGACGACGATCGGCGAGGTCGAGCCGGTGGACCTGACGCTGTGGCCGGGCGAGGCGCTGCTGGTCGGGACGGATGGTTTCGGCGATCCGCTGGGCACCGGGGAGGGCGTGGTCGGCGACTTCTTCCGGAGTGTGCTCGGAGACGGGCCGCCCGCCCTGATCCACCTCGCGCATGCGCTGGACTTCTCCCGGGAACGGTTCGACGACGACCGGACGCTCGTCGCCGTGTACCCGACGGCGGCTCCGTCGTGACCGGGCCGCAGAGTCCCAGCGAGCCGCCCGGCGGATGGCGGCCGGTGCCGGGCGCCGGCGGGCCCGCGCCCCGTCCGGCGACACCGCCGTCGAATGTGCCGGCGACGCCGAAGCGGGTACCCGGGAATCGGCGAACGGAGACGCCCGGACCTGAGTCGTCCGTACCCAACACCTCCCGGGCGCCCGCTGCGGTGGCGACGGCGATCATGGCGGTGATCGGGATTCTGGCGTTCGCGGCGCCGTGGGTGGTGGTGAAGGCGGACCAGACGTCGTTGTTCACCATTACGTTGTCGAGGCGCGCCGAGGGAGTGGCCATGCAGATGGGCGAGCTTTCCGGAAGCCCGGGCTGGGCGATCTCGCTCGCGGTGTTGCTCGCGATCGTCGCGATTCGTGCGTGGAATCGCCCTGGCGCGGACGACTCGGCGGGGGTGACCTCGGTCGGTGCGGTCGTCGTGCTGCTGGCTGTCCTGTTCACCTGGCTCGGCCGGGCGGTGTGGCTCAACACGAAGCACCTCCCAGACGGAGTCTCGATGCACATGGGCTGGGCCTACTACGTGTCGCTCGCGCTGACGGTGGCGCTGTTCGTGGTGCCGTCGATCGTCGCCGCGGCGACGGAGGGGTAGCGTGCGCGTGACCGATCGCGGTCTCGGTGCGTTGATCGTTGCCGGAATCGTGATCGTTGCCGCGACGGGTTGTTCGTTGTCCGGGCCCGCTACTCCCGATTCGTCGACGGTCCGGTCGACCATGGATCACTCGGTGACGACCAGCTCAACGCTCCCGGTACCGACCGGCGACGCCGCGTTCACCGCCTGGTGGGATCGGTGGACGCGGGATCCGTGCTCGGTGCTGACCGAGGAAGACCTCGCCGCGGTCGGCTTGTACGACACCGAGTGGCAGCGGTACCCGACCAGGTCGGTGGAATGGACGTGCGCCTGGCGCACCCAGGATGTCTTGGTGGCGGTCAGCGTCAGCCGGGGATTGCAGGCTCTGAACCGGCAGACACGGACACCCGCGTCGTCCGCACCGCAGTCGCACGTGTCGGAGACCCGATGGCACACCGAGCCCCACCCGATTTCCGGGCGCCGGGCCTATCTGCAGAGCGAGACCCTCAAGTCGCGCGGCATCGAGGAGACGTTCTGGATCGCGCTGATTCCGGTGGGCGGTGACAAAGCCCTCGCGGAGATCACGGCCGGTGTTTCCCCTCGCTGTCCCGACTGCCGCGCCATCGCGCTGAAGCTTGCGGCGATCCTGATCGATTCGGGGAGTATCGCTCCCTGATCTCCCGGTGTCGCAGCGGGGGCGGGGACTGTGGTGCCGGTCAGTGATGTTCGACTGTGGTGGGTGGACCGACGGGCCGCCGGCCGGCGCACCTGCGACATAACAGTCCGGGAATCGGTACGACAGCGCACTCGAAAGTAGGTTCTAGTGACCTGTTGTCTAAACATCACGGCGGGCGTATCCTGGGGGTAGGGGAAGGACTATCCGCCGGCAGCGAAAGGGGTCCGCGATGTGCGACGACGCGTTCGACGCCGACGCCCTGCTGCCGGAGTTGACGCCGGCGGAGTTGGTGGCGGTGATCGGCGCCGCCGAGCAGCGGCTGATTGATGCACCGCTGGCCGCGCTGTCGGAGGATGGTCTTCTCGCCTTGCTGGAATCCCGGGAGCAGGCGCGCCGTAAGAGTGTGGTCGCCGATGCGGCGCTGCTGGTGGAGATCTCCGACCGCGGCGCCTACCGGCGCGCCGGGTACACCACACTGCATCAGTTGCTCGCCCACGGACTGCGGATCGGGGAAGCCGAATCCCGGCGCCGCCGGGTGACCGCGGCCTCGGTCGGCCGGTTCACCGCGATGACCGGCGAGCGTCTGGCGCCGAAGTATCCGGCGACCGCGGTCGCGGTCGCCGACGGGGCGATCGGGGACGGACACGTGTGGGCGATCGACGAGGTGATGGACAAGATCCCGGCCTCGGTCGACCCGGAGCAGCGGGCGCGGGCCGAGGAACTATTGGCCGCGGCGGCCCGCACCCTGGACTCGGCCGGTGTCACCATCGTCGGGAACCGGATCCTGGCCCACCTCGACCCCGACGGCACTCTCGCCGACGATAAAGACCGGCAGCGGCAGGCCAAGTTCCGACTCTCCGCGCAGGACCGGCAGTTGATGTCGGCAGTCCAGGCCCGCCTGACGCCGCAGTTGCGGGCCGAGTTCGAGGTCATGTTCACCCAGTGGGCCACCCCCGGCATGAACAACCCCGACGACCCCGATTCCCCGCACGGGGCGGCCGATCAGCCCGGCCTCGACCCGGCCGTGCTCGCCGCGGCGGCCGAGCGCGATACGCGGCTGTTGGGCCGGCGTCAGCACGACGCGCTGCTGGCCCTGTTGGCGTGGGCCAACGCGCAGTCGGTGCACGCTAAGCCGGAGAGTCTGCGTAATCAGATCGTGGTGACCGTGACCGATGAGGATCTGGCTCGCGGGGCCGGCATCGCCTGGACGACGACCGGGACCCGGATGCCGGTCTCGGATCTGGTGAAGATGGCCGCCGACGCGGTCCCGTATCTGGCCGTGTTCGCCAAGGCCACCGGGCAGCCGCTCTACCTCGGGCGGGCGCACCGGCTGGCGTCGCGCGCGCAACGCTTGGCGTTGTTCGCCCGGGACCGCGGCTGTACCGCCCCGGGCTGTACGCGGCCGTTCTCTCAGTGCGAGATGCACCATGCGCCGGACTGGCAGGACGGCGGTCCTACCGACATCGACCACCTGGGAGGCGCGTGCGGCAAGCACAACCGCTGGAATGGGAAGAATCCGGGTGATTGGGAATCGACCGTCCTGACCGGCGGCCCGGACAGGGGCCGCATGGCATGGCGGCCGGTCGGACAGGACGGGCCGTGGATCGTCAATCCGCTGTTCCACCCGGACAAACTCCGCACTGGACCGCATACCCCGGAAGCAGAGCGCACCCCGCCGCCGGCGGTCAATCACCGGCTCGGCACCACCGGCCCGCCCGGGATCGGAACCACCGCCGAATCCGGCGTCACGCGCCTCAGCTGGAAGGACCTGGCAGCCTGACCACCACCTGAGTGGCCAGGCCGCTGGAACGTGCCGCGACGAGCGAGCACGTCCGAGGGGAGATCACGTCACCCTTCCGAGCCTGCATCGCCGCTGTGCTGGCGAATCTAGACCGTGCTGGCGAATCTAGACCGTGCTGGCGAATCTGGACGGTGCGGTTCAGGTAACGCCAGCACGGTCCAGATCCGGCGGTCTCGCAGAAGAACACCAGCGGCGCCGACCCGGCGTGCTATCGGACCTCCCTCGTCTTTGACGCTCGTCGGAATGATCCCCCGGCCAGGCCGCAAGGCGGAGGGAGATCGAATGCGACAGCGGCCGTAGACTCGTCGCGTGTACCCGACTTGCGTGCCGCAGTGAC
The nucleotide sequence above comes from Gordonia sp. PP30. Encoded proteins:
- a CDS encoding CD225/dispanin family protein, with translation MDYTPTLLAPAAPAPRSAPTAVQRTIPVGGSHLFLPILACLCFLPAGVWSLIDARQAQRYLATGDDAAAHRCIQTSRTIALAGIGVGLAVAIVILVVALTG
- a CDS encoding VWA domain-containing protein translates to MTESLGTVLPFYLVADESGSMDPHMNGLNTALDDLLGALHEQSFATSKVRLAILGFNNQARVYLPPTDLREVTHLPSLAAEATTEYASAFDLLTAQIPYDVQQLKAQGFSVTRPAVYFLTDGLPTDDGRWQPARERLLSIRERPNLLAFGMGDADADVVRAVATEPKYAFLVRDGVSVADALVEFFSSLTQSIIQSGQNVAAGQNKLEIERPANFISLDMDVL
- a CDS encoding protein phosphatase 2C domain-containing protein; protein product: MDRPSWLGGGKEPTQPVPHIPDSPPALAYENAPPIPEPVFDAALMAGELERGTSRFDSREQVMVGEPSPVVTTVPTSASYRRTPYRADTVIDGWDNDSMAVRGTTMRGHLHRFNGAPRQDEMVLAEDSGRVVVCVADGVSAAQYAHVGAAAVCRYAAAWLDQSRSVPLWDLDFRKLLEYANYGLVATAAQALGLVEPDPAAAADFATTLVVAVLEAADGGAGELWGRTISVGDSGCWILGRAGFVPLGAGKASADGLISHATSALPTTIGEVEPVDLTLWPGEALLVGTDGFGDPLGTGEGVVGDFFRSVLGDGPPALIHLAHALDFSRERFDDDRTLVAVYPTAAPS
- a CDS encoding DUF3558 domain-containing protein; translated protein: MTTSSTLPVPTGDAAFTAWWDRWTRDPCSVLTEEDLAAVGLYDTEWQRYPTRSVEWTCAWRTQDVLVAVSVSRGLQALNRQTRTPASSAPQSHVSETRWHTEPHPISGRRAYLQSETLKSRGIEETFWIALIPVGGDKALAEITAGVSPRCPDCRAIALKLAAILIDSGSIAP
- a CDS encoding HNH endonuclease signature motif containing protein — its product is MCDDAFDADALLPELTPAELVAVIGAAEQRLIDAPLAALSEDGLLALLESREQARRKSVVADAALLVEISDRGAYRRAGYTTLHQLLAHGLRIGEAESRRRRVTAASVGRFTAMTGERLAPKYPATAVAVADGAIGDGHVWAIDEVMDKIPASVDPEQRARAEELLAAAARTLDSAGVTIVGNRILAHLDPDGTLADDKDRQRQAKFRLSAQDRQLMSAVQARLTPQLRAEFEVMFTQWATPGMNNPDDPDSPHGAADQPGLDPAVLAAAAERDTRLLGRRQHDALLALLAWANAQSVHAKPESLRNQIVVTVTDEDLARGAGIAWTTTGTRMPVSDLVKMAADAVPYLAVFAKATGQPLYLGRAHRLASRAQRLALFARDRGCTAPGCTRPFSQCEMHHAPDWQDGGPTDIDHLGGACGKHNRWNGKNPGDWESTVLTGGPDRGRMAWRPVGQDGPWIVNPLFHPDKLRTGPHTPEAERTPPPAVNHRLGTTGPPGIGTTAESGVTRLSWKDLAA